A region from the Sutcliffiella horikoshii genome encodes:
- a CDS encoding AraC family transcriptional regulator: MDLLKDMNTAMKYIEENLTNEIDFKVVARIAHCSEYHFKRMFSFLAGITLSEYIRRRRLSLAAQELHDSKVKVIDVAIKYGYNSPDSFTRAFFNLHGITPSEARENGQQLKAYPHMTFQLSIRGGNEMNYRIEQKEAFNIVGIMKRVPIVFQGENPEIIDMWKSLDADKISNLQKLSNVEPKGMIQASTNFSEGRMEEKGELDQYIGVATTQENPESFVKLEVPALTWAIFETTGPFPHTLQETWGKIYSEWFPSSSYQVTEGPEILSIKSKDLASPSVKCEIWIPVLKK, from the coding sequence ATGGATTTGCTTAAGGACATGAATACTGCAATGAAGTATATCGAGGAAAACCTTACTAATGAAATAGATTTTAAGGTGGTGGCAAGGATAGCTCATTGTTCTGAATATCATTTTAAAAGAATGTTTTCTTTCCTTGCAGGAATTACGTTATCAGAATATATACGCCGCAGACGACTTAGTTTGGCAGCTCAAGAGCTTCATGATAGTAAGGTGAAAGTAATCGATGTTGCAATAAAATATGGATACAATTCACCGGATTCTTTTACTAGAGCCTTTTTCAATTTACACGGCATCACACCATCAGAAGCAAGAGAAAATGGTCAGCAACTAAAAGCCTATCCTCATATGACCTTTCAATTATCAATTAGAGGAGGAAATGAAATGAATTACCGAATAGAACAGAAAGAAGCATTTAACATCGTTGGAATTATGAAAAGGGTTCCCATCGTTTTTCAAGGGGAAAATCCCGAAATCATAGATATGTGGAAATCCTTAGATGCTGATAAGATATCTAATTTACAAAAACTCTCCAATGTGGAACCAAAGGGTATGATTCAAGCATCTACTAATTTCTCGGAAGGACGGATGGAAGAGAAAGGTGAGTTGGATCAGTATATTGGAGTCGCAACAACGCAAGAGAATCCTGAAAGCTTTGTAAAACTTGAAGTCCCTGCCCTAACATGGGCGATATTTGAGACAACAGGACCATTTCCTCACACCCTTCAGGAAACTTGGGGAAAAATTTATTCTGAGTGGTTCCCATCTTCAAGCTATCAAGTTACAGAAGGACCAGAAATCTTGTCGATTAAAAGCAAAGATCTAGCATCACCATCTGTAAAGTGTGAAATATGGATTCCGGTTTTAAAGAAGTAA